A region of the Cydia fagiglandana chromosome 20, ilCydFagi1.1, whole genome shotgun sequence genome:
aatgtaataaaattgaaacGCTTGCATGACTACCAAATTAAGTTAGACACGGTAGATAAAGGCAGGCAGGTTCCTTCAGGGACGACAGCGGAGACTCTCAACTCATTAATGTTAGAAGATGATATCGATCCTCAAAACAGAAAAAGACGGACACACATAGACATAATAAAAGAAGTAGATGAGTTTGATGAAGTAAGCCAAATCAAGTTTGACACTATAGACTATTTAAGAAAAGTAAGAGCTGCTAAATTGACCGAGTCAATGTCCTTCGAGAAATATGAAGCATACCATAAAGCTAGATGTAGTTCTTTTCGGTCCGGGAATCAATTAGTAAAAGGTTACGCTAAATTAGAACGGTGGATAAACCCGAACAAAGAATTGAAGATTACAATGTTCGCACTTGAAGTATTATGTTTCATAGCATATGAAACGGTAGCAGAAATAGTAGATGCTGTATTTCTGATAAGGCAAGATGCTAAAAAGAAGAATGGTGATCCATTCAGTAAGTATGAAGGTGGGCATTTCTGCAACCCGTTAAGCTTAAACAATGCGGTTTACATCAAGTCTGGGTATGAAGGAGTGCCGGCTATTACAGTGGCAGAAGTCAGAGAAGCATTGAGAAGATATTTCTCACCGAGGACTGGCATGAATGGGTTATTTTATAGAAACATGTCATTAGATTTACCTACAAGGTATctaatattgtaattaaatacttATTGTAAGTGCTAGATCCTCTAGCTGCCCAGAGGCCTATACAGAGGCCTCTCCCATTCCATTTAATTTTGAATGTTTATTTGCCAAAGCAAATCAAACTTGCTATTGCCTTGGCATTTTTGATGTGATTAAAATTGGAtatgattaaaattttattttaaattgggCTTCTGTGAAGTTGCAATGCCATACCAGTATCttattaaattatgtaactTGTTAGAGTAGAGATGGATTGGAAATACTATAAGAATTGGTCAACAAATctgcactactttgaaaaaatcttgtatctcgcactgctactcaaagttaaaacacagtaactctgtatgcataTCATACATATTTACCAcattttacaagtttttatttagtttcacttgactgttgtctgtctgtcttagtgtccgaccgaaacatgtttttttgccgaaaccgaatgttcggttttggctctagtttcggccgaaaccgaaaccgaaacttttgtagacttgttaaaatcgttgaaaaaatgtcataaaaccccttttatacacatattatgggtctgtcaacacccaatatccttgaaattaaTGTTAAGCagttttttgagaaaattactagagttagaccaagataatt
Encoded here:
- the LOC134674296 gene encoding transcription initiation protein SPT3 homolog → MVSYFTIDATGEGTNFQKEISNMMHGFGDNPNPNAATVVLVENVVLQQLRTMLQEAWALCNARGGKAISNYDIIYLMRKNVIKLKRLHDYQIKLDTVDKGRQVPSGTTAETLNSLMLEDDIDPQNRKRRTHIDIIKEVDEFDEVSQIKFDTIDYLRKVRAAKLTESMSFEKYEAYHKARCSSFRSGNQLVKGYAKLERWINPNKELKITMFALEVLCFIAYETVAEIVDAVFLIRQDAKKKNGDPFSKYEGGHFCNPLSLNNAVYIKSGYEGVPAITVAEVREALRRYFSPRTGMNGLFYRNMSLDLPTRYLIL